Proteins encoded together in one Fluviicola sp. window:
- a CDS encoding oxidoreductase yields MKKVILITGASSGMGKVFAQDLAQEGHIVYGAARRTNLLNDLNKKGVQTIELDVTDDESMKSCVQTILAKEGRIDVLINNAGYGSYGTIEDVSMEEAKRQFDVNVFGLARMTQLVLPGMRKQKSGKIINISSIGGKIATPFGAWYHASKFAVEGMSDSLRTEVKPFGIDVIVIEPGGVKSEWGDIAYQNLLKTTSGSAYGEMAGKFKQAFEKAMPKNAEPEVISRLVSKAIAAKTPKTRYVGGYMAKPALFFRKWVGDRMMDRILLSQLPK; encoded by the coding sequence ATGAAAAAAGTAATTTTAATCACAGGAGCTTCTTCAGGTATGGGGAAAGTATTTGCTCAGGATCTTGCACAAGAAGGACACATCGTTTATGGCGCAGCCAGAAGAACAAACTTATTGAACGATTTGAATAAAAAAGGCGTTCAAACCATCGAATTGGATGTAACCGATGACGAATCGATGAAATCCTGTGTACAAACCATCCTCGCTAAAGAAGGCCGCATCGACGTATTGATAAACAATGCGGGATACGGTTCTTACGGAACCATTGAAGATGTTTCGATGGAAGAAGCAAAAAGACAGTTTGATGTAAACGTTTTCGGCCTGGCGCGAATGACCCAACTCGTACTTCCGGGGATGCGCAAACAAAAAAGCGGGAAAATTATCAATATTTCTTCCATCGGAGGTAAAATAGCCACACCTTTCGGGGCCTGGTACCACGCCAGCAAATTCGCCGTGGAAGGAATGAGTGACAGTTTGCGCACAGAAGTCAAGCCTTTCGGAATCGATGTTATTGTAATTGAACCGGGAGGTGTCAAATCGGAATGGGGCGATATCGCTTATCAAAATCTCTTAAAAACCACTTCCGGAAGTGCTTATGGTGAAATGGCCGGAAAATTCAAACAAGCCTTTGAGAAAGCAATGCCAAAAAATGCCGAGCCGGAGGTGATTTCCCGTTTGGTCTCAAAAGCCATTGCCGCCAAAACTCCGAAAACCCGTTATGTTGGCGGATATATGGCCAAACCCGCTTTGTTTTTCCGCAAATGGGTCGGTGACAGAATGATGGACCGCATTTTACTTTCCCAGTTGCCAAAATAA
- a CDS encoding Crp/Fnr family transcriptional regulator: MQDLLENLSISEKIKSKTILIAEGDQAKELFYIQKGCIRAWFNDSGKETTLQFFFEGDTVTAFESFMGDKASVIYIETIENCEIQRISKSDFQKLVQTNERFKDWFYQTAISKLTVHSNRLLSLLKNKPYERYQELLTQNPEIIARIPQHYIASYLGITPVSLSRIRNRKS; this comes from the coding sequence ATGCAAGACCTGCTTGAAAATCTTTCCATTTCTGAAAAGATCAAATCCAAAACAATATTAATCGCTGAAGGTGACCAGGCAAAAGAATTGTTTTACATTCAAAAAGGATGTATCCGTGCATGGTTCAATGATTCGGGAAAAGAAACCACCTTACAATTTTTCTTTGAGGGAGATACTGTAACCGCATTTGAAAGCTTTATGGGAGATAAAGCCAGTGTGATTTACATAGAAACGATAGAAAATTGCGAAATTCAACGGATTTCCAAATCAGATTTCCAAAAATTAGTGCAAACGAATGAACGCTTTAAAGATTGGTTCTATCAGACAGCTATTAGCAAATTGACCGTTCATTCAAACCGGCTGCTTTCTCTGTTAAAAAACAAACCTTATGAGCGCTACCAGGAGCTTCTTACGCAGAACCCAGAAATAATTGCGCGTATTCCCCAACATTATATTGCATCGTATTTAGGGATAACGCCTGTTTCTTTGAGCAGAATACGGAATAGAAAAAGCTGA
- a CDS encoding NAD-dependent epimerase/dehydratase family protein: MTQSKKNILITGGAGFIPSSLADRLLQNPDYFVVLVDNFLTGKKENIPQHPNCKFIHGNVNNFDDIAPIFSLYNFDYVFHYAAVVGVKRTLENPIMVLDDIYGIRNILDLSKRTGVTRVFYASSSEVYGEPVHLPQHETITPLNSRLPYAVVKNVGESYFRSYHQEYGLDYTIFRFFNTYGSKQSTDFVMSRFIRLALANKDIPVYGDGSQTRTFCFIDDNLDACTKAMESDLIVNDVANIGNGDIVTIMELAQTIIRLTNSQSKIIHLPPLEEGDMTRRQPDIAKMNQLLGRPFTSLEKGIQIILNNLR; this comes from the coding sequence ATGACCCAGTCAAAAAAAAACATATTGATTACCGGAGGTGCAGGTTTTATCCCTTCATCCCTTGCTGACAGATTGCTTCAAAACCCGGATTATTTCGTGGTTTTGGTAGATAATTTCCTCACCGGAAAAAAAGAAAATATTCCGCAGCACCCGAATTGCAAGTTCATTCACGGGAATGTCAACAACTTCGACGACATCGCTCCTATTTTTAGTTTATACAACTTCGATTATGTTTTTCACTATGCTGCGGTAGTCGGTGTGAAAAGAACGCTGGAAAATCCCATCATGGTACTGGACGATATTTATGGGATCCGCAATATCCTGGATTTAAGCAAGCGAACCGGTGTAACACGCGTATTCTATGCATCTTCCTCGGAAGTGTACGGAGAACCTGTGCATTTGCCGCAGCACGAAACCATTACACCGCTCAATTCGCGATTGCCTTATGCCGTTGTGAAAAATGTGGGTGAATCCTATTTCCGCTCCTACCACCAGGAATATGGATTGGATTACACGATTTTCCGTTTTTTCAATACCTATGGTTCCAAGCAAAGTACCGATTTCGTCATGTCGCGCTTTATCCGCCTGGCCCTTGCAAACAAAGATATTCCTGTTTATGGCGACGGATCACAGACCCGGACTTTTTGTTTTATTGACGACAATCTGGATGCCTGTACCAAAGCAATGGAATCCGATTTGATCGTAAACGACGTGGCCAATATCGGGAACGGAGATATCGTAACCATCATGGAATTGGCACAGACCATCATTCGCCTGACGAACTCGCAATCCAAAATCATTCATTTACCGCCGCTGGAAGAAGGTGACATGACCCGCAGACAGCCGGATATTGCAAAAATGAACCAGCTTTTGGGACGGCCTTTCACAAGTCTGGAAAAAGGTATTCAGATAATTTTGAATAATCTGCGATAA
- the asnB gene encoding asparagine synthase (glutamine-hydrolyzing), with product MCGIAGFIDFSGISSEQDLEGMTHALEHRGPDGFGTFIHGTSGYKIGLGHRRLSILELSELGKQPMNWNEFTIVFNGEIYNFSEIKNDLEKLGHSFLSESDTEMILHAYAEWQEKCLDRFIGMFSFVIYDSKKEEVFIARDRAGVKPLFIYRKNGLFLFASELKAFHKHSGFEKKINPQAVQAYLQYGSVPTPHCIFEDCFKLQPGHYIRTSLKNFQINPVQYWNVYDYYNKPKLAISPEEAKKETEQLLKSACEYRMVSDVPVGVFLSGGYDSTCVTALLQKDRTEALRTFTISVPDIGLNEAPYAKEIAARLQTNHTETECTAREAIDLIAELPYFYDEPFADSSAIPTTLVSKVAKQHVTVALSADGGDEVFAGYNRYEMILRYGEKLNRIPGFARKSMAGVMDLVAADSIPVLKNKYNFAQRYEKTKSILRNTSDQNIMLSVSQLFTEEQINQICTQSFEKLTTYFDSKELKNYSSLAFAQAMDYQTYLLDDILQKVDRASMSVSLESREPLLDHRLIEYVAQLPDNLKIREGSKKWLLKEIVHQYIPEPVMDRPKMGFAIPIESWLKQELRDLLETYLCEEKINETGFFNWKEIELLKQRFLAGRKEFGVKIWYLLSYLMWFEKWGK from the coding sequence ATGTGTGGAATAGCTGGATTTATTGACTTCTCCGGAATTTCTTCGGAACAGGACCTGGAAGGCATGACCCATGCTTTAGAGCATCGTGGCCCTGATGGATTCGGCACATTCATTCACGGAACTTCCGGGTACAAAATTGGTTTGGGGCATCGCAGGCTTTCTATCCTGGAACTTTCCGAACTGGGAAAACAACCTATGAACTGGAATGAGTTCACGATTGTTTTCAACGGGGAAATTTATAATTTTTCGGAAATCAAAAATGACCTGGAAAAACTGGGGCATTCCTTCCTGTCAGAGTCGGATACTGAAATGATCTTACATGCTTACGCAGAATGGCAGGAAAAATGCCTGGACCGTTTCATCGGGATGTTCTCTTTTGTTATTTACGACTCCAAAAAAGAAGAAGTCTTCATAGCAAGGGATCGCGCCGGAGTAAAGCCGCTGTTCATTTACCGTAAAAACGGATTATTTCTTTTTGCTTCCGAATTGAAAGCATTCCACAAACACTCCGGCTTCGAAAAAAAGATCAATCCACAGGCAGTTCAGGCGTATTTGCAGTACGGAAGTGTCCCTACTCCACACTGCATTTTTGAAGATTGCTTCAAACTCCAGCCGGGGCATTACATCCGGACTTCTTTAAAAAACTTTCAAATCAACCCGGTCCAGTATTGGAATGTATATGATTACTACAACAAACCCAAACTGGCTATTTCACCGGAAGAAGCAAAAAAAGAAACAGAACAGCTTTTAAAATCGGCCTGTGAGTACCGCATGGTTTCCGATGTTCCTGTGGGCGTATTTTTGAGCGGCGGATACGACAGTACCTGCGTAACGGCTTTGCTGCAAAAAGACCGCACGGAAGCTTTACGCACGTTCACCATTTCGGTTCCGGATATCGGTTTGAACGAAGCTCCTTACGCCAAGGAAATTGCAGCAAGATTGCAAACCAATCATACTGAAACCGAATGTACTGCACGGGAAGCTATTGACCTGATTGCAGAACTTCCCTATTTCTATGACGAACCGTTTGCAGATTCAAGTGCAATCCCCACCACATTGGTTTCTAAAGTTGCCAAACAGCATGTAACGGTAGCGCTTAGTGCAGATGGCGGAGACGAAGTTTTTGCGGGATACAACCGGTATGAAATGATTCTCAGATACGGCGAAAAACTGAATCGCATTCCGGGATTTGCCCGTAAAAGCATGGCCGGCGTGATGGATTTGGTAGCAGCAGATTCCATTCCGGTTCTCAAGAACAAATACAATTTCGCGCAGCGGTACGAGAAGACCAAATCGATCCTGCGAAACACCAGCGATCAGAACATCATGCTCAGCGTGAGCCAATTATTCACCGAAGAACAGATCAATCAAATCTGTACGCAATCTTTTGAAAAACTCACGACTTACTTCGACAGCAAAGAACTGAAAAATTACAGTTCACTGGCTTTCGCCCAGGCAATGGATTACCAGACGTATTTATTGGACGATATCCTTCAAAAAGTAGATCGTGCTTCCATGTCGGTAAGTTTGGAAAGCCGCGAACCTTTATTGGATCATCGTTTGATTGAATACGTTGCTCAATTACCGGACAATTTGAAAATCCGGGAAGGTTCCAAAAAATGGCTGCTGAAAGAAATTGTACACCAATACATTCCGGAACCGGTCATGGACAGGCCCAAGATGGGATTTGCCATTCCGATCGAATCGTGGTTGAAACAAGAATTACGCGATTTGCTGGAAACCTATTTATGCGAAGAAAAGATCAACGAAACCGGGTTCTTTAACTGGAAAGAGATCGAGTTGTTAAAACAGCGGTTCCTGGCCGGCAGAAAAGAATTCGGTGTAAAGATATGGTACCTGCTTTCTTACCTGATGTGGTTTGAAAAATGGGGAAAATAG
- a CDS encoding glycosyltransferase family 4 protein: MKLKKLHIIAPYPKGEAPSQRFRFEQYLSFLEDHDFEIYYHAFHTPKSWKRLYKKGLFIQKFLDLNYNFLRRWMLLFRLIGAKHIFMHREMAHLGPPVFEWILVKIMRRKYIYDFDDAIWIPNYSAANARFQKLKCYWKVPYLIKWASKVSAGNDFLAAYALPFNSNVEVIPTTIDIQNQHTQLADQEKKPLALGWTGTHSTMHYLDFVVPILRKLEQEFDFQFKVISNKKPNYDLHSLVYQDWKEETEIEDLAEIQIGIMPLVLDAWSEGKCGFKALQYMALGMASIVSPVGVNTKIIQHGKNGFIAETTEEWENALRKLLENETLRKELGKHATQTIEQHWSVSVWKENYLKLIS, translated from the coding sequence GTGAAATTGAAAAAACTTCATATTATTGCTCCCTATCCGAAAGGTGAAGCGCCCTCACAGCGCTTTCGTTTCGAGCAATATCTTTCTTTTTTGGAAGATCATGATTTTGAGATTTACTATCATGCGTTTCACACCCCAAAAAGTTGGAAAAGACTTTACAAAAAAGGTCTTTTTATTCAAAAATTCCTGGATCTGAACTATAATTTTCTGCGTCGCTGGATGCTTTTATTCCGTTTGATCGGGGCAAAACATATTTTCATGCATCGGGAAATGGCCCATCTCGGACCTCCCGTTTTTGAATGGATTCTCGTAAAAATCATGCGCAGGAAATATATTTATGATTTCGACGACGCTATCTGGATTCCCAATTACAGTGCTGCGAATGCACGTTTTCAAAAACTCAAATGCTACTGGAAAGTTCCCTACCTCATCAAATGGGCATCCAAAGTCAGTGCGGGAAATGATTTCCTGGCAGCTTATGCGCTTCCGTTCAATTCGAATGTGGAAGTGATCCCCACAACTATTGATATCCAAAATCAGCACACACAATTGGCCGACCAGGAAAAGAAACCGCTGGCTCTTGGCTGGACGGGTACGCATTCAACCATGCATTACCTGGATTTTGTGGTTCCTATCCTGCGAAAACTGGAACAGGAATTTGATTTTCAATTCAAAGTGATTTCCAATAAAAAACCGAATTACGATCTGCATTCCCTGGTTTACCAGGATTGGAAGGAAGAAACGGAAATTGAGGACCTGGCAGAAATCCAGATCGGGATCATGCCGCTTGTTCTGGATGCATGGTCGGAGGGAAAATGCGGATTCAAAGCATTGCAATACATGGCACTAGGAATGGCCAGCATCGTTTCACCGGTTGGCGTAAACACCAAAATCATTCAGCATGGCAAGAACGGATTTATCGCAGAGACCACGGAAGAGTGGGAAAATGCACTGCGGAAATTACTGGAAAATGAAACGCTACGGAAAGAGTTGGGCAAACACGCTACACAAACGATAGAACAGCATTGGAGCGTTTCTGTGTGGAAAGAAAATTACCTCAAATTGATCAGCTGA
- a CDS encoding SRPBCC family protein translates to MESMKNEKVETSMQFDVPARDLWDAITNPSHFKKWYFHIPHFTTTVGGTFDFYESEARKYLHHCKVLELEPGRKFVHSWEHPEQSEGSSVVTWLVEPVDDHHSRLTLTHEGIESFGDAGENFTPEKYQQGWDAIIKRSLRNYLYLIEKLHFSININAPREKVWKTMWDKDNYKLWTSPFCEGSYYEGDLAQDARIHFLSPEGNGTYSDVMFFKEHSLIVFRHVGNLKNCQEQEIDDESRHWTGCFEVYRLVEINANTTELEVEVDVTDKHIESMKKKFPLGLEKLKELSEKH, encoded by the coding sequence ATGGAGAGTATGAAGAACGAAAAAGTAGAAACGAGTATGCAATTTGATGTTCCCGCTCGCGATCTGTGGGATGCCATCACCAATCCTTCACATTTCAAAAAATGGTATTTTCACATACCCCACTTTACCACAACAGTCGGCGGAACTTTTGATTTTTATGAATCGGAGGCCCGCAAATATTTGCATCATTGTAAAGTCCTGGAACTGGAACCGGGCAGGAAGTTTGTTCATTCCTGGGAACACCCGGAGCAATCCGAAGGATCTTCGGTGGTAACCTGGTTGGTTGAACCGGTTGACGATCATCATTCCCGCCTGACATTGACACACGAAGGAATAGAATCCTTTGGCGATGCCGGCGAAAACTTTACTCCTGAGAAGTACCAGCAAGGATGGGATGCGATCATTAAACGATCACTGCGGAATTACTTGTACCTGATTGAAAAACTGCATTTTTCGATCAATATCAATGCTCCGAGAGAAAAAGTCTGGAAAACCATGTGGGACAAGGATAATTACAAACTCTGGACCTCTCCGTTTTGCGAAGGTTCCTACTACGAGGGAGATTTGGCCCAAGATGCACGTATTCATTTCTTATCTCCGGAGGGAAATGGAACATATAGCGATGTGATGTTTTTCAAGGAACATTCGCTGATTGTATTCAGACATGTGGGGAATTTGAAGAATTGCCAGGAGCAGGAAATCGATGATGAAAGTCGTCACTGGACCGGTTGTTTCGAGGTTTATCGCCTGGTCGAAATCAATGCAAATACCACGGAACTGGAAGTAGAAGTCGATGTCACGGACAAGCATATTGAATCCATGAAGAAGAAATTTCCGCTTGGACTGGAGAAACTGAAAGAATTAAGTGAAAAACATTAA
- a CDS encoding N-acetyltransferase yields MSAKTEIVNNEVLQQLEYREGNELATLTYKFYKKDIAFMHTNVPDSLAGKGIAGALAAAAFEYAKKINKQVMVYCPFVAAYLKRHPELRDQLDKQYLG; encoded by the coding sequence ATGTCAGCTAAAACGGAAATAGTCAACAACGAAGTTCTGCAGCAACTGGAATACCGGGAAGGCAATGAACTGGCAACGCTCACCTACAAATTCTATAAGAAAGACATTGCTTTCATGCACACGAATGTTCCGGACTCTCTTGCAGGAAAAGGAATCGCCGGTGCACTTGCAGCTGCGGCCTTTGAGTATGCAAAAAAGATCAATAAACAAGTGATGGTGTACTGTCCGTTTGTTGCTGCCTATTTAAAAAGACATCCGGAACTCAGGGATCAATTGGATAAACAGTATTTAGGATAG
- a CDS encoding AraC family transcriptional regulator, translating into MADILQQNMLFSCVHEQHFGSEQLVSHHALGMVISGVMEIFTPEETIFLEAGTIGIMRKNTLLKTKKHPSPDGKPFKSFSLFLTEADLKTFALKNGIPLQERFTGNPLYEIPGDGFFQGFFQSVIPYFDKPDYFTPKIADLKTNEVIELLLQLDSAYFLPYLFDFSEPFKIDLEAFMQKNYLFNIPISEFARLSGRSISTFKRDFSRIFDDTPEKWLKQQRLSEAKKLLQTTRLRPSDVYLHVGFENFSHFSHAFKNQFGYNASSVVSL; encoded by the coding sequence ATGGCTGATATCCTTCAACAAAACATGTTATTCTCGTGTGTGCACGAACAACATTTCGGCTCAGAACAATTGGTTTCTCATCATGCCCTGGGAATGGTCATTTCCGGGGTAATGGAAATTTTCACTCCGGAAGAAACGATCTTTCTGGAAGCAGGCACGATCGGGATTATGAGAAAAAACACCCTTCTAAAGACTAAAAAACATCCATCACCGGATGGAAAGCCCTTCAAATCGTTTTCGCTTTTTCTGACAGAAGCCGATCTCAAGACATTTGCATTGAAAAACGGTATTCCCCTCCAGGAACGTTTCACAGGAAATCCGCTTTATGAAATTCCCGGTGACGGATTTTTCCAGGGATTTTTTCAGTCGGTCATTCCCTATTTTGACAAACCGGATTACTTCACCCCGAAAATTGCCGACTTAAAAACAAATGAGGTCATAGAGCTTCTGCTCCAGTTGGACAGTGCCTACTTTCTCCCCTATCTGTTCGATTTCAGTGAACCTTTTAAAATCGACCTGGAAGCATTCATGCAAAAGAATTATTTGTTTAATATCCCGATTTCAGAGTTTGCCCGCTTATCCGGAAGAAGCATTTCTACTTTCAAACGAGACTTTTCCAGAATATTCGATGACACTCCGGAAAAATGGCTCAAACAGCAACGGCTTTCAGAAGCTAAAAAATTGCTTCAAACTACCCGGCTAAGGCCTTCTGATGTTTATCTTCACGTGGGATTTGAAAATTTTTCTCATTTCTCGCACGCTTTTAAGAATCAGTTCGGATACAACGCTTCCAGTGTTGTCAGTTTATAG
- a CDS encoding N-acetyl sugar amidotransferase has translation MLDSQYQQCVRCVMDTSDPDIVFHEDGTCNHCSDYLLKIYPLFEDPKKNERSRNLIDQIKSKGKGKNYDSVIGISGGVDSCYTVYYAKINGLNPLLVHLDNGWNTELAVQNIQIVAEKLELDLETVVLDWSEFREIQLAFLRSSIVDIEIPSDLAIPAALHQIAEKHGIKTILSGGNYSSEGILPLQWGYHVMKDMKLYRYIVRKFSKVQRKKTPGFGLWKEFYYKMIKGIKVYYPLNFIHYNKDEARLLLEKELGCRFPDRKHQESRYTGFWQSYIMPVKYGFDYRRATFSTQICSNQITREEALERLKALPYNPETIAREKHFICKKLQISTEEFDTILQQRPLTYKDFPNSKKRINFVYSVYRFLFPKR, from the coding sequence ATGCTTGATTCCCAATATCAACAATGCGTAAGATGCGTAATGGATACGAGTGATCCTGATATTGTATTCCACGAAGACGGCACCTGCAATCATTGCTCTGACTACCTGCTGAAAATTTACCCTTTATTTGAAGATCCGAAAAAAAACGAACGTTCCAGAAACCTGATCGACCAGATCAAATCCAAAGGAAAAGGCAAAAATTACGATTCGGTCATTGGCATCAGTGGCGGAGTTGACAGCTGTTATACAGTCTATTATGCTAAAATAAACGGTTTAAATCCCTTGCTGGTTCATCTGGACAATGGCTGGAACACCGAACTGGCTGTTCAGAACATCCAAATCGTTGCTGAAAAACTGGAACTGGATTTGGAAACCGTGGTCCTGGATTGGTCTGAATTCCGGGAAATCCAGCTGGCATTTTTAAGATCATCCATCGTAGACATTGAAATTCCAAGTGATCTGGCAATTCCGGCTGCCCTGCATCAAATTGCAGAAAAGCACGGCATTAAAACCATTCTTTCAGGGGGAAATTATTCTTCAGAAGGAATTCTGCCGCTCCAATGGGGATATCACGTCATGAAGGACATGAAACTCTACCGTTACATCGTCCGGAAATTCAGCAAGGTTCAACGGAAAAAAACACCCGGATTCGGACTTTGGAAGGAATTTTACTACAAAATGATCAAAGGAATCAAAGTCTATTATCCGCTAAACTTCATCCATTACAACAAAGATGAAGCGCGTCTCCTGCTTGAAAAAGAACTGGGTTGCAGGTTTCCCGACAGAAAACACCAGGAATCACGCTACACGGGTTTCTGGCAATCTTACATTATGCCCGTAAAATATGGCTTTGATTACCGCCGGGCGACTTTTTCCACCCAGATCTGCTCGAATCAGATTACCCGGGAAGAAGCCCTGGAGCGACTCAAAGCACTTCCCTACAATCCGGAAACGATTGCCCGGGAAAAACATTTCATTTGTAAGAAACTGCAAATCTCCACAGAAGAATTCGACACCATTCTCCAACAACGGCCTTTAACGTATAAAGATTTTCCAAATTCAAAAAAGCGAATTAACTTCGTCTACAGCGTTTATCGCTTCTTATTTCCAAAAAGATAG
- the rdgB gene encoding RdgB/HAM1 family non-canonical purine NTP pyrophosphatase, whose product MKLLFASSNEHKIAEIKAILPHGFQLISLKEIQFYDEIPETADTIEGNAIQKATFLAEKMHIPCFADDTGLIIPGLNGEPGVFSARYAGPQRNSEDNMNLVLEKLNGQSDRNAHFSTVIALYINHKVHVFEGKIDGSIGTEKRGTNGFGYDPIFTPHGTDKTFAEMSPDEKNGMSHRARALEKMMVYLKRIG is encoded by the coding sequence ATGAAACTACTTTTCGCTTCGTCCAATGAACACAAGATCGCCGAGATCAAAGCGATTTTACCACATGGTTTCCAGTTGATTTCCCTGAAAGAGATCCAATTTTATGATGAGATCCCCGAAACAGCCGATACCATTGAGGGAAATGCCATTCAAAAGGCAACTTTTTTGGCCGAGAAGATGCACATTCCCTGTTTTGCAGATGATACCGGACTGATAATCCCCGGACTGAACGGTGAACCGGGCGTTTTTTCTGCACGTTACGCCGGCCCGCAACGAAATTCAGAGGATAATATGAACCTGGTATTGGAGAAATTAAACGGACAATCCGACAGAAACGCTCATTTCTCTACGGTGATTGCCTTGTACATCAATCACAAAGTTCATGTATTCGAAGGAAAAATCGATGGTTCGATCGGAACAGAAAAACGCGGAACAAATGGTTTCGGGTATGATCCGATTTTTACTCCGCACGGAACGGATAAGACTTTTGCAGAAATGAGTCCGGATGAAAAGAACGGCATGAGCCATCGTGCGAGGGCTCTGGAAAAGATGATGGTGTACCTGAAACGAATCGGGTAA
- a CDS encoding glycosyltransferase: MKNVLYLSYDGMTDPLGQSQVLPYLIGLSKKGFRFTLISFEKPDRYEPEKGKIEVLCIEHNILWKPLVYTKNPPVLSTILDIRKMRKTAFELHSEKHFQLVHCRSYISALVGLKLKREKGVRMLFDIRGFWADERVEGKIWNLGNPLFRIIYSYFKKKERTYLEESDAIVSLTEVGKREIVSWKLNTVTPEKIQVIPCCVDLNLFDPQKIDSDLLHQKKLEYHLKDKFVVGYVGSIGTWYQLREMLLAFKHITHLKRNAVFLFVTKESPSIIQTEAKELGIDPEVIRVVSVQHQKVPCFIALFDCSIFFIRPSFSKKASSPTKQGEIMAMGVPLICNAGVGDTDEIVQRYNAGLVLKDTSEASLSYFSLDFPDFDREKAISGAKEYFSLEKGVAGYFSLYDRFIG, from the coding sequence ATGAAGAATGTCCTTTACTTGTCCTATGACGGTATGACTGACCCTTTGGGGCAAAGTCAGGTGTTACCCTATTTAATCGGATTGAGTAAAAAAGGATTTCGGTTTACCCTGATCAGTTTTGAAAAACCGGACCGGTATGAACCCGAAAAAGGCAAGATAGAAGTGCTTTGCATAGAGCACAACATTCTTTGGAAACCCCTTGTTTACACAAAAAACCCTCCGGTACTTTCCACCATTCTCGATATCCGCAAAATGCGTAAAACAGCTTTTGAGCTTCATTCGGAAAAACACTTCCAACTTGTCCATTGCAGGAGCTATATCAGTGCTTTAGTAGGGTTAAAACTGAAGCGCGAGAAAGGAGTGCGGATGCTTTTTGACATACGCGGATTTTGGGCGGATGAACGTGTAGAAGGAAAAATCTGGAACCTGGGCAACCCGCTTTTCAGGATTATTTATTCCTATTTCAAAAAGAAAGAGCGGACATACCTGGAAGAAAGTGATGCCATTGTAAGCCTGACTGAAGTCGGGAAACGGGAAATCGTGTCCTGGAAACTGAATACAGTCACTCCTGAGAAAATACAGGTTATTCCCTGCTGTGTAGATTTAAACCTGTTTGATCCGCAGAAGATTGATTCCGATTTGTTGCACCAGAAAAAATTGGAGTACCATCTGAAAGATAAATTTGTAGTCGGTTATGTGGGCTCCATAGGAACCTGGTACCAGCTGCGGGAAATGCTGCTTGCTTTCAAGCACATTACGCATTTGAAACGCAATGCCGTTTTCCTGTTCGTCACCAAAGAATCTCCGTCCATTATTCAAACGGAAGCCAAAGAATTGGGTATTGATCCGGAAGTAATCCGTGTTGTATCCGTTCAGCACCAAAAAGTTCCCTGTTTCATTGCGCTTTTTGATTGCTCGATCTTTTTTATCCGGCCAAGTTTTTCCAAGAAAGCTTCTTCTCCCACCAAACAGGGAGAAATTATGGCCATGGGTGTTCCGCTAATATGCAATGCCGGAGTGGGTGATACGGATGAGATCGTGCAGCGCTACAACGCCGGACTTGTTCTAAAAGATACCAGTGAAGCAAGTCTTTCTTATTTTTCGCTGGATTTCCCGGATTTCGATCGTGAAAAGGCTATCTCAGGTGCTAAAGAGTATTTCAGCCTGGAAAAAGGCGTAGCCGGATATTTCTCCCTTTATGACCGGTTTATCGGTTAA
- a CDS encoding VOC family protein — translation MATVNAYLTYNGNCEEAFHFYKSVFGGDFSYIGRFKDMPQDDANKMDPEMGEKIMHVSLPISKETILMGSDTGGEWASSFRQGNNFSISITASSKEEADRLFQGLSAGGNVTMPMDTTFWGDYFGMWQDKFGINWMMSFNEDQQ, via the coding sequence ATGGCAACTGTAAATGCGTATCTGACTTATAACGGGAATTGCGAAGAGGCATTCCATTTTTACAAATCGGTTTTTGGAGGAGATTTCTCCTACATCGGAAGATTCAAGGACATGCCCCAGGATGATGCTAACAAGATGGACCCTGAAATGGGTGAAAAGATCATGCATGTTTCTTTACCGATCAGTAAGGAAACCATTCTGATGGGAAGTGATACCGGTGGCGAATGGGCCTCCAGTTTCAGACAGGGAAATAACTTTTCCATTTCCATCACTGCTTCCAGCAAAGAAGAAGCAGACCGTTTGTTCCAGGGACTTTCCGCAGGAGGAAACGTAACCATGCCGATGGACACTACTTTCTGGGGGGATTATTTCGGAATGTGGCAGGACAAATTCGGGATCAACTGGATGATGAGTTTTAATGAAGATCAGCAATAA